One Salvia miltiorrhiza cultivar Shanhuang (shh) chromosome 6, IMPLAD_Smil_shh, whole genome shotgun sequence genomic window, AATGAAAGGGACTATGGCTTTAAATAAGTTTCTCGTTTTTCATATGCATGTAGCATATCCAAATGATGTCTTCTTTACCTCagcatatatataattaatccaTTGTTGCTCAgtctttcaaaacaaatttggGTGGATTTAGGTTTATGTTTCACAGCATTTGGAAAGGGACCCCCCCACAGGTTATAGACATTCGTGTCTCAATGTCGACGTAGTGATGGAAGACGCATGCTCAGGGGGTTATGGCTTAGTGCACTGCAGTGTGTTGGCTGATAGCCAGGATATAGCTGTGATAGCCAGGTTATAGCTGATAGCCAGTGCATTAGACGCATGCTCAGGGGGTTACATTTAAAATTTAGTGTAAATTGGAGGCTACAGaatatagggtaaaatagtaaatttctaattaattattactaataTCTTAAAacgggggctatgaatagaatcacccatacTCAATTGATGGATGAAGAGACTATGGGCCGGATTTGGATCTTGAACCTTTTACTCCAAATCCAatccaaatttttaaaaaatactccaaaTCTGATCAAGATTCATTAGATCCAATTTTTACTAGTTCCAAATCcgaaatttaatactcccttcgtcccatgaagtatgacacacttctttttggcacgggaattaagaaattggtattttgtgtgttaagtgtggtaggtgaaaaagtgaaaatgtgagtaaagggtaaattttttgccatttttagaaatgtgtcatatatgtttcgtgggacagaccaaaaaggaaactatgtcatgcttcgtgggacagagggagtattttggACGTTACGGGACATTTCTCTTAAATCCTTTTATTAACCATGACCCGCAATTTAATAATGTGGACCATTCCTCTTAAATGCTTGTTATTGACCATATCAATTTATTTcacaataattttattagaaaGTAAGAAATTATTTAAAACAAAATGAGTGATTCAAATAACTcaaagtaaaactgaaaaagTATGAAAGctcatgtactccctccgtcccataagcttaggcttgttttcctttttttgaatgtcccatttatataggcttgtttccataaaaagtaatgtttttttactcatttactattatatccctatttaattctttaatttactcccactttaatacatcattaaataataaatatgggcatactaggaaatttacttatatattttcatttccaattatttttcttaatctttctAAAAATCTCAATCAACCTAaacttatgggacggagggagtattttagtGCTTGTGCTATTACTCCTTATattttactccctctgtcccgagCTTGAGTCGTTTCTTTTCAATCACATGCATGCCATATGGGGCTCTTACTCACGTCTCTTTCAACTAATATACCAATCATACTCTCATACTTCCTCACTCTAACCACCTTTATCTTTTTTATAAGGAGATCTCTTCGTCGGTTGTGCAAAATTCCGCTCACTCCCTTTCAATtttatccctctctctctctctctgtgacAGCATGAAGATCAATGTGAAAAAATCAACGATGGTGAGGCCGATTACAGAAACGCCAAGTGGGAGTCTGTGGCTGTCGAATTCGGACTTACTAATGCTTGCTGCATATCACAGCCGCTCCGTCCACTTGTACCGCTCCAACAGCGCCGCCAACTTCTTCGACGTTGCCTTGCTCAAGGCGGCGCTTGGGCGGGTCCTGGTTGACTTCTACCCCTATGCAGGGAGGCTGGAGAAGGCGGACAACGGCCGCATCCAGATCAACTGCAACGCCGAGGGAGTGTTGTTCGTCGAGGCGGAGTGCGACGCCGCAGTCGATGACTTGGGTGATTTCGGCCACCGCGCCGTCGACCTCTCTCTCGTCCCTAAAGTCGATTATTCCCTCGAAACTTCCACCATCCCGCTTTTGATACTGCAGGTATCTTTTGACTGAGATGTCTATCTACGCTATCCCAACTAATAATGGATAACGGAttattaagagggtgtttggctgagcttataagctcctcaaaacagcttataagctgttcaggagcttataagctccttcaaagtgtttggtaaaataagctcctaaacagcttataagctcccaaaaaaataagtttctctagcccaacttatttttttataatctcatatgtaataattattttacaaatatttttcaactataatttattattttcatcatatatcattcaagttcatttctctttgattttctctttctaaaaaaaattctccctctagcttataaactcaattgtccaaacactttaacaacttataagctcttagaaaactacatcttataagctcttaaaacatcttataagctctaagagcttataagctctttaaaataagcttagccaaacaccctctaaatggTAAAGAATTATGATTTTTGAagcaaaaataatattaaagtGTTATTAGAGGTATATATATCTATGCTATCTTCATCGTGCATAGAAAACGAGCCCTTATTATGTGAAAATCTTTTATTGTAGTTGACTCGGTTCAAATGCGGTAGCATTTCCTTGGGCATCGCAAACGAGCACCACATCTCCGACGGCACCTCCGCCCTCCATTTCATCAACACGTGGTCCGACGCCGCCCGCGGCCTAACCGCCGCGGCCGTCCCCCCTGTCCTCGACCGCCGCCTCCTCTCCGCGCGCAGCCCGCCGCAGCCCCGGTTCCCCCACGAGGAATACCAGCCCCCGCCGCGGCTCACaacccctctccctctccccaaCACCGACAAATCGCACGCAACGTTCAAACTCACCCCCGACCACCTCCGCGCCCTCAAGCAGAGATGCAAATCCGGCTACACCACCTACGAGGTGGTCACCGGCCACGTGTGGCGCTGCGTCTGCGCCGCCCGCCGCCTCCCCAGTGACCAGCAAACCAGGCTGCAAATCCCGTTGGACGCGCGCAGGAGGCTGGCGCCCCCCCTGCCGCCGGGTTTCTTCGGCAACGTGCTTTTGTTCACCACGTCGACCGCTCTGTGCGGCGAGCTGGTGTCGAATCCGGTGGAGTTCGCGGTGGAGAAAGTCCACGCGGCGCTGGGTCGGATAGACGACGAGTACTTGAGGTCGGCGATTGATTACTTGGAGGTGCAGCTGTCGAATATGCACGCCATCGCGCGCAACGAGAGCAACGTGAATTGCCCTAATTTTGGGATCACGAGCTGGGTGCGGCTGCCTTCGTATCCGGATTTCGGGTGGGGGAAGCCGGTTTACGCGGGGCCGGCGGCGGCTCCGTATGAAGGGAAGGGATATTTGTTCGTGGATGGGGAGAGTGAAGGGGGTTTGTTGCTTATGATCACGCTGCTCAACCCACATATGGAGGCCTTTCGCAACTTGCTCTATCATATTTGAAATCTACTGTTACTGTTAATGCTTGAATGTGTTGTATATGGATCATGTGttatttaattaagaacttgTACGCTTGTCGTTGTGACGCATAGCGGTGTGCAGACCCAACCCGAACCCGTCAAACCCGCCTGGACCGGcgggttcggtccggaccgaaccgacCCAAGACCTATgttcggtccggtccggtccGGGTCAATTTTCTTGGACCGAACTTTTGttgggtcggtccgggtcaAAACCCTGCCGAACCCGGACCGAcccatgtatttataaattaattattttttatatatttaatatttaaaatagtatTAATAAAACTAAATTTTCATATTTCTAACCCTAAAGATTGAGTTGTGGATTGTCAATGATGGAACTATGATATTGATATGTATTTGTATCGTATTTATTATGTATGAAAATTAAGTGCGAaatagggaaaaaaaataatttcggcctcggcgggtcggacccggaccgaaccggacccaTTGTTAGGGTTCGGTCCGGGTCCGGGTCGGCCCGCACACAtttttcggtccgggtcggtccgTTCTCCCAAAATTTTCGGTCCAGCAAACCCGGCaggtcggtccgggtcggtcGGGGTCCGACCCGTTGCACACCCCTAGTGATGCACGGCGAATATAGCTTTACATCAAAATCATAAATGGTAATTTggattctgattttttttttaattttaaaaatatcaatttGATTCTAttcgaaattcaaaatttatctAAAATTCAATTTGATCCGAACCGAATATCCAATAACTTtgaaccaaattttaaatttctattGGTTTGAATTGAATATTCGAATTTTAGATATTTTGTTCACCCCTATCCTAGGCTTGAAGTCTAGAGTCCCTGATAAGGTACATGATACCTCGCCCAATATAATGACCAATATAAGTTATGCCTGCCCAAAACATATACGTACGTATATTATacatttatactccctccgtcccacttcaataggctcatttttctttttgggatatTCCACTCCAATAAtatgctcatttttctttttaggtaaaaaagttgtacttaattggtgtggacgtccacaccactttactatcatttttttactaaaaagtaagttttcttaatctccgtgcccaagaGAAGTGAGTCTAttgaaatgggacggagggagtaacaactTTGCTGCTGAAAATGATTCAAATGCATTTGAGACACTTAACCCTCTATTTATTGATGGCATTCATTCTTACTACTATATATGgatgaaataattattttcattttattctaTCAATTTCCTAAGATTGTAGGACGCATTAAAAGTTGAATGGTTGATTGGATTCCACTAATTAAAGTTGAGAGTAGTGggaagtgaaaaagaaaaagaattgtCAAGTCATGTTGGATATAATGAAAAAAGATTCACTAAAATAAAGTAAGCTTGCAATTATTTCCCCGAATCTAAATAATTTAGGACTTTTCAAGAAATGACACATgatttccctaaaaaaaatgaCACATGAATAAGTAATTTGAACTTTTAAGGATGGACCAAGGTTGTATAGAACTTTTTGGTTCAAAGAGTACACATATCTTTTTATATTAGTTTTTAtttggtgaaattttatttaaaattgatatgggataaaataatttaaataaataaaaatgaattatacGAAAATGTGTGgggaagataaataaaaatgcaaaaaattgGTGACGCCACATACGATTATTCTATTTCCCTATtgtatatgtgattatgatgaTTATTTACATATGTGCAAATTGCACCATAAGAAAAATAATCATCTTCTAATATTAGAtagttcatttatttatttttaattgaacaGTTAATTTATGTTAATCGgataaaattattgaattaaaaaaagggcaaaggtgcagattggtccTTGAACTATaccccctagagcttttagtcccccatactcggtcaaagctcattgacctccctgaactcccgaaaGAAGAGTGTAATTAAGTCCATCCGTTAAACGACTGTTAAACGCcgttttcttaaaaaaaaaattaggagaGCAATACGTCGTCGTTTTTGCAATCTCActctcatcatcttcttcatcttttccttctCGCCGGCAGCCTCCGCTGACAGCCACTAACACTTCCTCGAATGTCTGTCGAAGAAATTCGACGACAACTCACCGTTTTCCAACGTCGTCTACACCAAGGCCAACTCATCCTACGCTTCCATCTTGCAAGCCACCAGCGTCTCTCAACATGAAGAATCTTTCCCTCTCATCTCTCACTCTCAttctcatcatcttcttcatcttttcctttTCGCTGGTAGCCTGTGCCGACGGCCACAAACACTTCCTCGAATGTCTGTTGGAGAAATTCAACGACGACTCGTCATTTTCCAACGTCGTCTACCCGAAGGCCAACATAGACAGTATTTTCCAAGGGttattatgaaaatatataagaatGAAGATTCAAATGAAGGAGATTTGAGATAATTTGAAATTGTGCTTTGAGAATGCCACATAGACAAGTTTGATTTTCTTATTATAAAGAAGATGTCAAAAAATTCTATATCAATATATGAAAGTACATTTCTCAGCAAAGTTATGACAATTTTGTAATATAATCACCAAATAAAGgcaaacaattaaaaagataggagagagaagaaaaattaattaacttcCACTACAactcaattgaaaaaaaaaaagtaaataaagagAGAAAAGGTGAAACAGAAAAAGGAACAGAGGAAATAAAAAAGGAGACACAAATGtttaatttaaagttttaaataattaattactacTATCTTCGTTCTattgataataatttattactACTGTTCAACACaattattaagaagaagaaTGATAAAAGGATAAAAGTGGTGGAGTCCACAATTTTTTGTGAGAGAATGTGGTTTCATTTTTTAGAACATACCATTATCAATGAGACATATAAGAAAGAAAAACGAGTTATTAtcaatgggatggagggagtataatttattcatttcaaaatatttatattgatctttaatttaagatgcatattgaatgttttttcaataaaaaaaaatatatacaatataaattacttatacgagtcaaaataaaattatgttcCAAAAGGATGTTGGTTTACTATTTATTccataaaaacaatcaaatttgttttatatcttattttattgtttttaattttgttagatattaatttttgtaattttatttgcatacttttttattataataatttttaatataactaAAGAGAAGGGAATGCAATTCATAGTCTCCTTTTATTCTCTATAGCCCATTTCTAAAATttatatagaaaataattataaatataccaTTTTATCTCTAATCAATCCTATAGTATTCGTACCATAGTTGCGAATAGAAGTTTTTTATAGTAACTTGGAGATTCTAGTAGATGGGTtttgatcactatttttttagtaacaaaaactgcaactaacacagtgtaattgtagcaaacAAACAGCAatagagtatcgtatccacaagtATTGATAAGTGAAACTACTTTAAGTActcaaataaaaaacaaataaataaaatactgatCCTAGGGATCAAATTCACACAATtaacctattaatcctaattaccaaTTTAGTCCAGTTATAATGAAAGAtcacaaatataatcaaatactcTCGTTAAAGCAGACcattagattaataaattttctatctgcgttaggtctcaagaaaatttACAAATTAACTCCAAAAAACTCACAAGCATAGCTCTCTTTAattcacctatctccgctaggtctcaaagtTAACATCATATAATACATTCTCGAATCGGCTAAATagttatctccgttaggtctcaaaccgaatagctacacatgcaaattattggcaAGATAATCCACAAAAAATAAGCACCagaaattatgaatcataaattgGAAGGcaaaaaaatatcaataaatcaatcacataaatctaattaactatttacaaaccctagagtCAGAAAAGAAAACTAATTAGACATCatgaaataaatcaaaaacataataaagaagaaaaaaaataaaagaattaaaattgataaaactcAGAAGAAAATCTGAAGTAACAGCTTGAATTAAGCCTTCAGTCTTGcaagaaaataaatctaatctatgaaaacaataaaattctaagtttaaaagaaagaaaatatgaaagaaaattataagcccaaaagaaagaaaatactTATAAAATCACAAAATCCAAAAATTACTCAAAATTTCGGAAATTTCCGTTGGACACTATTCATTGTTGCACGCAATTTTCTTGTTTCGGTCATatctctctcgtccgaactccgatttactaTCCATTTGCGATCGCGAACTcatatcgagatgatctacaactttcattaaatCCATTAACTCGTCCAAATTCAGACTcaatatttatgtaaaattcatcaaagtacaaATAAGTATCAAATTTCcaagataaaacaatataagcacaaaacaattaTTCGACACtaaattttctataaaattatcTTCATAAGAACcttaaaattcatataagtaTCAAATTTCcaagataaaacaatataagcacaaaacaactattGGACACtaaattttctataaaattatcTTCATAAGAACCTTAAAATTCATGGAAAAGTGGTTCCACAAATGATTTATTCTTTGTCACTTGAAAATGCAGAGCAACCCATCAATGTAGCATTCGTTGGGTTAGATAAAGGAGATGAAAGGATAGCATTCGTTAGTTGGTTAAAAATCGACAACAGAGAAAGTTGCTTAGGCCAATCAAACATATTCTTTTGTAAAATGACCCTTTGTTGTGGGAAAGATATGTTTTATAGAATTTTGATGTTGTGTTTTGATGAAGCGTTTTGTTGCCAATTAAAGAGCCCCATAGTTTCAAAATGTGAGCACCTCAATTTCAATAGTGATTTCACAGGTAATTTTTGAAGTATTTCTTCGATGATTTCTTCGGGAATATGGCGACTTTTGAGGTTGTGTTGTAGTAGGTGCTGAACAAATAAAAGAATTGTAGGAATATAAATAatgtctccctctctctctactGTTTGGATGTCttgttttgtgatttttttcttttctttttctgggTTCTTATAAGAGGAAGAACAAATTGTGACTATAAAAACAGAGTTCAATTGAGTGTTATGTTTTTTCTTTCAGATTTTAAAATCAAACAATCTGTCGAACACCTGGAGGGCAGAATGCAGAATCAGATTTCTCACAGCAACGGAAAGAAAAATTCACCAAGATTTCAACACAAATGCTATCAATGAAAGAAAATCGAAAGAAGAAGAGGATTTCTGCAATTCAAGCTTGAGTTTGAAGAAAAATATGAGCTTTAACACCTTTATATAGTGGTGGTTTCTTATGTTGAATAGAAGTCTATTCCTACTGAATTACTTGGAGGTAACCTACCAATTCTTATCAGAATTAATAGCTGATAACTCCAAATAAACTGAAATTGGAATTCAGGAAGCTCGATGATTTCATATTTATGGATAATCAAGAAATAGTAAACTACTTGTACTCCTTAAATAGGCAATGTAGCTTTATTGGgccttcgatttttttttagacCGTTAAGCTTTATGTGGCCCAAATTTAGTACAAGTCATATTTGACTTTGATTGATGAAGGATGGCATTCGAAGCATAAAGAAATTGATTAATAGAAATAAggttatttctttaattattttggagTAAAGGATGGCATTCGAGAATGATTGGTTTGACTTTGAAATGGACTATTAAAACTAATGGTCTTATTGttaaattccaaaaaaaaaaaaacctcttaaatacgagtataaactatctACAAagttaaattcaaattcaaaaatctcctaaatacgagtataaactatttacaaagttaaatccaaattcaaaaactcctaaatacgagtataaattatttacaaagTCAAATTCAAATGCAAAAACTcttaaatacgagtataaactatttcgAGACTCACTCATTTTCAAAGACAAGATGTTCATgaacaagtctcgatggggcaatttgtcGGTAATTAAATTTACAGCCTATTAAATCCTGCCATGTGGAAAtcataaattaaatatgaaattatatattttattttatgttttggaattaaattaaatataattccaagattaaataaatacataattaatatttgattatgtggatttattgaCCAGTCAGAAATTGACATGTGGAAAATCTacaatattttatgtagataaatatGAATATTGAGGAACCAATCAAATCGTGCCACCTCAACCCTAAAAGCCCAATATGATAGGCCAAAGCCCACAACCCACTTCattcttcacctataaatagggGTCATTTgtggagtaaaaaaaaatagaaatcattttgagagctcaagcattgaaggagtaattcTCTACGACGAAGTCATGTCCAACAATCAAGGCATTCTGCAAAAAAAGATCAAAGAGTTCTTCACCAAATTCATTCAAGTCAACGtttgattcagaaataaggtggaagccctctggattgacgttatcaaatcaaattcaagtCAACATTCAAGTTCAATGAGATTAAGAAATTATATATCTCTCCAAGGATTTGAAGAAGTTCGAAAATAAAATCAGAGGATTAATGTAGAAAATCGCAACCCGCAACAAATTCATTTCAATTCacatattttggatttgtacacatttttgtatttcatttattgaatacaataaaatttgtgtttacaaattttggcacgagTCTTTGGAAATGGGCAAGTCCCactgggcgtgccaaaatttaattttaaaatataaattacaattaatttaattctgtatttttttttatgtaaaatagATGTCAGGGATAAAATTAGCTCTAATAGATAAGTAATAAAATCAAAAAAGGTATATGAAGAAAAATTCCTATTATTCATAACCCATTATAGGAATCAACAACCACCTTAATATGATAATTGTGAACTCttaattgaattattatttctaaattaaaaGCAAAACTGTTACTAAATAAGCAACACGtacttaaaaaattaattagatttaaCCAAACAAAAATATggaagaaataaaaaagaaaaaattgataattttccaaattaaaattaataattttggacatgaattaaataaactaaacgAATAACCCAATACTAAACTAAATGGTCTTGATTGAATTTGGGCCAttaataaaaatgaacaaacaaAGAGCCCGGCTAAAATTAAAAGACAATGATGAAAAACAACATAAAatccaaacaaataaaaacttaaatcTTGCGCCgcttctttcttctctcttctcactctcgTCTCcttctgtctctctctctcgtctccgGCCTCCGTGCCGCCGCCCTCGCCGGCTTGCTCAACCTCTCGGTTTCTTTCATCTCCTCTTTCGGTGCGCCGCCGCCCTCCCAAACTCGCCCAGTCTTCCCCGTCGCCCCGCCTCCTCCGttcgcagcagcagcagtggcTTCTGTCCAACAGGTAAAGCCAAAAACAAAGGATTCCGCCACTTCTTCACAATAGCTTTTTATTCAACGTTTATATCTCTTCAATCCGCTGCCGTGAGAAAAGGTCATTTATATCTcttaattcaaaattcaaaatcaggCCTTCTTCCCATAATCTCCGGCGATTTGATATGtcgatttccggcgagcagGGACGGACCcaggggggggctagggggggctagagccccccccaaattttaattttttttttttttttatgtatatatatataatatatatatatatatatatatatatatatatataaaacgaAAAAACAGGGCAGCAACTCAAACGAAAAAATAGGGCAGCCTGCTGAGTGCTGAACCCACCTTGCGCCGCCAGGCCCGCCACCACCTGCCGCTCGCGCCACCGCCGTCGGCCGTCGCTCCACCGCCGTCGCACCACCGGTTCACCACGGCACCACAGGGCAGCCTGCTCAAGAGGTAGTCTTTGTGAATTTTTTCGCCGATTCCACCTTCCATTTTTTCTGCTGATTCCACCTTGCGAATTGTGGAGTCGCCGAGTCGGTGGGCTTATGTATGAATTGTGGAGTGGAGTCGGTGGGTTTAATTGTGAATTGTGGAGTGGAGTCGCAATCAATTgtcatcactttctcaaacagaaACAACTAGTTCACCAAGTATTTATTCTTaggttatttgtaatgtattgaactTTTATAGCTATGTTATTTCAAATGTAttagaactatattatctatgaaaatattgttttttattaatattattattataaaaatgtctaaaatgtactgAATGTCCCCAAAAATTTTttccgggggctaccgcccccgaaccccgttgaagttcagcccccccaaaaaaaatcctggGTCCGTCCCTGCCGGCGAGCGTAGCAGAAAACGGCCGTTTACAGAAACAGATCAGCCGGCGACAATCCTGTGCACAGTGGTAGCAATCGATTACAGCAATCTCTTCTACAGAGTGTGTAGTGCGTGCGAAAGGACTCTGCCGGAGAATCCCGACGGTTGTTGCCGTCACTGCAACATCACCAACGGCTTCAATCCTGCTTCCAAACGCCTCTTTCGTGTTCTCGTAAGCATTCCGTCTGCGCTTGCCGGCTACGAAATTCAACGCCGATTCGGTCGAATTTAAACGGTTAGAAATCCAATTGTGTTTTGCAGATGTCAATCGGTACAGATACGAAGATCATGGTGGTGATAATGTTCGATAGGGCCGCCAGAGTGTTGTTTGGTTGCTCCGCCGACGACTTCTTCAACTTCGCCAAAACTCACCCCTACGCATGTATGTTTTGTGTGTATatcaatttttatcatttttgtaGAACATTATTGATTGATAGATTTTGGATTTTGGTGTGAAATTTTGCAGCTGCGACGGCCAGCAAAGCTCTGGAAGGGGAGATGTTGACTGTGACGTTATCGAAGCCGAAGAATGGAAATGCTCAGCACCTGCGAGTCGTATCAGTTGTGCCCATGGGAACTGGTTTTCAACCAGCTATCCACACGTTGAAGGAATTGTATCCACACTACTAACTCTTACCAACTTCTTCAATTCTTGCTTAATGCTTTGTCTACGTAGTTgagaatgattttttttttgaaaccatgaaataaatagtgttaattgcctataaatatacGAACAATAtccaaattttgaaatttagcTTGAGTCCAAAAGTTTGTTGGTCGATAATTTGATTGTTTGGAGTTCGATGGGCAATTCGATGATACCTTTGGAAACCTCTTGATAATAGCTCTCTAATGATAATTATGATATGCACATTGTTGGATTTTGGCCACTGAAAGTggtcagaaaaaaaaaattacagatTTTCATGACATTAACTTTCATGTCATTTTTCGACCACTTTCAATTATCAAAACCCAATAATATAAGGTATCATTAGAAAGAGAGCTTTTCAACAATATCTTCATATTGCGTATCGAATTCCAGACAATCAAGTTATTAACCAGCAAACTTCAATCTCAtgtcaaatttcaaaaaaatactaaaagtttgtatttttttgaacaaaaaaatagatttggtaaaaaccaaaatttgagaataattcgtgtatttataga contains:
- the LOC130987888 gene encoding rosmarinate synthase-like yields the protein MKINVKKSTMVRPITETPSGSLWLSNSDLLMLAAYHSRSVHLYRSNSAANFFDVALLKAALGRVLVDFYPYAGRLEKADNGRIQINCNAEGVLFVEAECDAAVDDLGDFGHRAVDLSLVPKVDYSLETSTIPLLILQLTRFKCGSISLGIANEHHISDGTSALHFINTWSDAARGLTAAAVPPVLDRRLLSARSPPQPRFPHEEYQPPPRLTTPLPLPNTDKSHATFKLTPDHLRALKQRCKSGYTTYEVVTGHVWRCVCAARRLPSDQQTRLQIPLDARRRLAPPLPPGFFGNVLLFTTSTALCGELVSNPVEFAVEKVHAALGRIDDEYLRSAIDYLEVQLSNMHAIARNESNVNCPNFGITSWVRLPSYPDFGWGKPVYAGPAAAPYEGKGYLFVDGESEGGLLLMITLLNPHMEAFRNLLYHI
- the LOC130987889 gene encoding uncharacterized protein LOC130987889 isoform X2 → MSISGEHSRKRPFTETDQPATILCTVVAIDYSNLFYRVCSACERTLPENPDGCCRHCNITNGFNPASKRLFRVLMSIGTDTKIMVVIMFDRAARVLFGCSADDFFNFAKTHPYASATASKALEGEMLTVTLSKPKNGNAQHLRVVSVVPMGTGFQPAIHTLKELYPHY
- the LOC130987889 gene encoding uncharacterized protein LOC130987889 isoform X1 yields the protein MSISGERSRKRPFTETDQPATILCTVVAIDYSNLFYRVCSACERTLPENPDGCCRHCNITNGFNPASKRLFRVLMSIGTDTKIMVVIMFDRAARVLFGCSADDFFNFAKTHPYASATASKALEGEMLTVTLSKPKNGNAQHLRVVSVVPMGTGFQPAIHTLKELYPHY